A single window of Polyodon spathula isolate WHYD16114869_AA chromosome 2, ASM1765450v1, whole genome shotgun sequence DNA harbors:
- the pja2 gene encoding E3 ubiquitin-protein ligase Praja-2 — MGQEGGKSAWPKPAGGYQTITGKRYGRRHAYISFRPTLAKQENSSKENNGECGGMEMNSVPKENALSSTGAISSTLHTIFPAANNSVVPEINGATIFKEGSGRKNAVSKKGTEAAGCSSKMLLEDEQTVSNNAENGSRPKKSSEACAWPTLEDNETCSRSPAGLGFVNIDSYESDSSGGKEDDSSVDSSIGTRPGLQKRLNNMICELEKEFDYLSGLHSYLYTKSCEEVEPVPKNGCCGTDLEESNESNRMFQGRLSRLTEESLDKSSLCDMKQNELDGAEAAITPVSDCSIELFDGNSDQGSLSSEMVVRPKVRKQNGEDNLERRKQSQSDDSKHGTSIQKKHWDGQWSSNTPFLMTRTEKVSKESRCESAHTESASKGAMQAERKKKATELLSCKLDEEDDLWEDFEELKKCCASFGKDDSSECSEGEWSPTWTSDSAVDKEQSSSDESWETLPGLDEPEHEILSSSSSSLDDVPELNFHSEEQASLEEGEIPWLPYQEETDSSSDDDTDGMSQFLHPGLFMLDGNNNFEDDSSVSEDFDAEWRLLDEFGEGFGVAQAFSYVDPQMLTYMALEERLAQAMEAALAHLESLAIDVEQAHPPATEEIIDRLPQVAVLEDHHGQEQCCAICCCEYMKDEIATELPCRHVFHKSCVTRWLQKSGTCPVCRHVLSPALPDCAVATTFVLDHDTPPSTHSAAGTR; from the exons ATGGGTCAAGAAGGAGGCAAGTCAGCCTGGCCCAAACCGGCAGGAGGCTATCAGACAATCACAGGAAAGAGATACGGAAGAAGACATGCTTACATTAGTTTTCGTCCAACCTTGGCCAAACAAGAAAATTCATCCAAAGAGAACAATGGGGAGTGTGGAGGAATGGAGATGAACAGTGTGCCCAAGGAGAATGCTTTAT cATCAACTGGGGCCATCAGCTCAACATTGCACACTATATTCCCTGCAGCAAATAATTCAGTTGTGCCAGAAATTAACGGAGCAACAATATTCAAGGAAGGTTCTGGCAGGAAAAATGCAGTGTCAAAGAAAGGTACTGAAGCTGCTGGTTGCTCGTCTAAAATGTTGTTGGAGGATGAGCAAACTGTGTCCAATAATGCTGAGAATGGTTCCAGACCAAAGAAAAGTTCAGAGGCCTGTGCTTGGCCAACTCTGGAAGATAATGAAACCTGTTCTAGAAGCCCAGCTGGACTGGGTTTTGTAAATATTGACTCTTATGAGTCAGATAGCAGTGGTGGGAAGGAAGATGACTCATCTGTGGACTCATCAATAGGAACGCGTCCTGGACTTCAGAAGCGATTAAACAACATGATTTGTGAGTTAGAGAAAGAATTTGACTATCTCAGTGGTCTACACTCCTACTTGTACACAAAGTCATGTGAGGAAGTTGAACCTGTGCCGAAAAATGGGTGCTGTGGGACAGACCTTGAAGAATCCAATGAAAGCAATAGAATGTTTCAGGGGAGATTGTCTAGGCTAACTGAGGAAAGTTTAGATAAATCTAGCTTATGTGATATGAAACAAAACGAGTTAGATGGTGCTGAGGCAGCCATCACTCCAGTGAGTGATTGCAGTATTGAACTCTTTGATGGTAACAGTGACCAGGGGTCATTGTCTTCAGAGATGGTGGTGAGACCAAAAGTAAGGAAGCAAAATGGTGAAGACAACCTAGAGCGAAGGAAGCAGTCCCAGTCAGATGACTCAAAACATGGGACCAGCATACAAAAGAAACATTGGGATGGCCAGTGGAGTTCTAATACACCTTTCTTAATGACTCGCACAGAAAAAGTGAGTAAGGAATCCCGATGTGAATCTGCACATACTGAATCTGCCAGTAAAGGAGCAATGCaagctgaaagaaaaaagaaagcaacagaGTTGCTAAGTTGTAAGCTTGACGAAGAGGATGACCTCTGGGAAGATTTTGAAGAACTCAAAAAATGTTGTGCATCCTTTGGAAAGGATGATAG ttcTGAATGCAGTGAAGGAGAATGGTCTCCTACCTGGACCTCTGATTCTGCTGTGGACAAGGAGCAGTCCTCCAGTGATGAAAGCTGGGAGACCCTCCCTGGATTGGATGAACCAGAACATGAGATTctgagcagcagcagtagcagcttGGATGATGTTCCAGAGCTCAACTTTCATTCCGA AGAGCAAGCATCCTTAGAAGAGGGAGAAATCCCTTGGCTTCCCTACCAAGAGGAAACGGATAGCAGCAGTGATGACGATACAGACGGAATGAGCCAGTTTCTTCATCCGGGTCTTTTTATGTTAGATGGGAACAACAATTTTGAAGATGATTCCAGTGTGAGCGAAGATTTTGATGCTGAGTGGAG ATTACTAGATGAATTTGGTGAAGGTTTTGGAGTGGCTCAAGCTTTTTCCTATGTGGACCCACAGATGCTTACTTATATGGCTCTTGAAGAGCGGTTAGCTCAGGCTATGGAG GCTGCCCTGGCTCATCTTGAGTCTTTGGCTATTGATGTTGAACAAGCTCACCCCCCAGCCACTGAAGAAATCATTGATCGTCTGCCACAGGTTGCAGTGCTGGAAGATCACCATG GCCAGGAACAGTGTTGCGCCATCTGCTGCTGTGAATATATGAAAGATGAAATCGCAACAGAACTTCCCTGTCGTCATGTATTTCATAAATCCTGTGTGACCCGATGGTTACAAAag TCGGGAACATGTCCGGTGTGCCGCCATGTCCTGTCCCCTGCGCTCCCTGACTGCGCTGTGGCTACAACCTTTGTGTTGGATCACGACACTCCTCCATCCACCCACAGTGCGGCAGGAACACGgtga